The following coding sequences are from one Haemophilus haemolyticus window:
- the guaA gene encoding glutamine-hydrolyzing GMP synthase, whose protein sequence is MTNIHNHKILILDFGSQYTQLIARRVREIGVYCELWAWDVTEQQIREFAPTGIILSGGPESTTEENSPRAPEYVFNAGVPVLGICYGMQTMAMQLGGLTETSDHREFGYASVSLENCTALFANLNDNLTANEPTLDVWMSHGDKVTRLPQNFQVTGTTPTCPIAAMSDESRRFYGVQFHPEVTHTKKGLELLTNFVVNICGCETKWTAENIIEDAVARIKEQVGDDEVILGLSGGVDSSVVALLLHRAIGKNLHCVFVDNGLLRLHEGDQVMEMFGDKFGLNITRVDAESRFLGELAGVSDPEAKRKIIGKVFVDVFDDESKKLTNVKWLAQGTIYPDVIESAASKTGKAHVIKSHHNVGGLPDYMKLGLVEPLRELFKDEVRKIGLALGLPAEMINRHPFPGPGLGVRVLGEVKKEYCDLLRRADAIFIEELRNSGWYEKTSQAFSVFLPVKSVGVMGDGRKYDWVISLRAVETIDFMTAHWAHLPYDLLGKVSNRIINEVNGISRVVYDISGKPPATIEWE, encoded by the coding sequence ATGACAAACATCCACAACCATAAAATCCTGATCCTCGACTTTGGTTCACAATATACTCAACTGATTGCACGTCGTGTGCGTGAAATCGGTGTATACTGCGAACTTTGGGCTTGGGATGTAACCGAACAACAAATTCGTGAATTTGCCCCAACGGGTATCATTCTTTCAGGTGGTCCTGAAAGTACTACCGAAGAAAATAGCCCTCGTGCACCGGAATATGTATTTAATGCTGGTGTACCAGTATTAGGCATTTGCTATGGAATGCAAACGATGGCAATGCAACTTGGCGGCTTAACCGAAACGTCTGACCACCGAGAGTTCGGCTATGCTTCAGTTTCTCTTGAAAATTGCACCGCACTTTTTGCAAATCTTAATGATAACTTGACAGCAAATGAGCCGACTTTAGATGTTTGGATGAGCCATGGTGATAAAGTCACTCGTTTACCTCAAAACTTCCAAGTAACAGGTACTACTCCAACCTGCCCAATTGCAGCTATGTCTGATGAAAGCCGTCGTTTCTACGGCGTACAATTCCACCCAGAAGTAACCCACACCAAAAAAGGTTTAGAATTATTAACTAATTTTGTCGTGAATATCTGTGGTTGCGAAACCAAATGGACAGCTGAAAACATCATTGAAGATGCCGTTGCTCGCATTAAAGAGCAAGTGGGCGATGATGAAGTAATTTTAGGTTTATCTGGTGGTGTAGACTCTTCTGTGGTTGCATTACTTTTACACCGCGCTATCGGCAAAAACTTACACTGCGTCTTCGTGGATAATGGTTTACTCCGCTTACACGAAGGCGACCAAGTCATGGAAATGTTCGGTGACAAATTCGGTTTAAATATTACCCGTGTTGATGCTGAAAGCCGTTTCTTAGGCGAACTTGCAGGCGTATCAGATCCAGAAGCGAAACGTAAAATTATCGGTAAAGTATTCGTTGATGTATTCGATGATGAATCGAAAAAACTCACTAATGTGAAATGGTTGGCACAAGGTACGATCTACCCTGACGTAATCGAATCTGCAGCAAGCAAAACCGGTAAAGCACATGTGATTAAATCTCACCACAACGTAGGTGGCTTACCAGACTATATGAAACTTGGTTTAGTTGAACCTTTACGTGAATTATTTAAAGATGAAGTACGTAAAATCGGTTTAGCATTAGGCTTACCGGCTGAAATGATCAACCGCCACCCATTCCCTGGCCCAGGTTTAGGCGTCCGTGTATTAGGCGAAGTGAAAAAAGAATACTGCGATTTATTACGCCGTGCGGATGCAATCTTTATCGAAGAATTGCGCAATAGCGGTTGGTATGAAAAAACCAGCCAAGCCTTCAGCGTGTTCCTACCAGTAAAATCTGTAGGTGTAATGGGTGACGGACGTAAATATGACTGGGTAATTTCCTTGCGCGCCGTAGAAACAATCGATTTTATGACCGCACATTGGGCACATTTGCCTTATGATTTATTAGGTAAAGTATCTAACCGCATAATCAATGAAGTGAACGGCATTTCCCGCGTCGTATATGATATTAGCGGAAAACCACCAGCAACTATCGAGTGGGAATAA
- the rarD gene encoding EamA family transporter RarD, translated as MKVVTQGVLLCIFSQCLFGILYLFSIWLQPLSGTDVFAWRMLTMIFGLLLILFPTIGCRSLLSLITTTLGKSWTRWVLFLLGTLDAGSQFWLFMWAPLNGEGINIAMGYFLFPLIMAILGWAWLKERLSFIQKIALLLAACGVIHELWHTQSFSWTSLWVCTVYPFYYLSRKLMKIPALQGITLDIILISIPCFIYILYQSTTLSLVTQEYRYWLLLPALGIVSAISLSANLKSSQQIPVSIFAVLSYIEPILLFLIAVFVLDNQITTSDYFTYVPIWLSLIVIGIEGILNKNKVR; from the coding sequence ATGAAAGTAGTCACTCAAGGCGTATTATTGTGCATTTTTTCACAATGTTTATTTGGCATATTGTATTTATTTAGCATATGGCTCCAACCACTTAGCGGAACAGATGTGTTTGCGTGGCGTATGTTAACCATGATCTTTGGGCTACTTTTAATTTTATTCCCGACTATTGGTTGCCGCTCTCTTTTGTCTCTTATCACGACAACTTTAGGAAAAAGTTGGACGCGTTGGGTTTTATTTTTACTGGGGACATTAGATGCAGGAAGTCAATTCTGGCTCTTTATGTGGGCACCGCTAAATGGCGAAGGGATAAATATTGCGATGGGATATTTCCTTTTCCCACTGATCATGGCTATTTTAGGATGGGCTTGGTTAAAAGAACGTTTATCATTTATTCAGAAAATCGCTCTTTTACTGGCTGCCTGCGGTGTTATACATGAATTATGGCACACTCAAAGTTTTTCATGGACAAGCTTGTGGGTTTGTACGGTTTATCCATTTTATTATCTAAGCCGTAAATTGATGAAAATCCCTGCCCTACAAGGAATTACATTGGATATTATTTTAATTTCGATTCCTTGTTTTATTTATATTCTTTATCAAAGCACGACGCTTTCTTTGGTTACGCAAGAATATCGTTATTGGTTATTATTGCCTGCACTTGGTATTGTGAGTGCGATTTCGCTTTCAGCCAACTTAAAATCTAGCCAACAAATTCCGGTCAGTATTTTTGCGGTGTTGAGTTATATCGAACCCATATTGCTTTTTTTAATAGCTGTCTTTGTGCTAGATAATCAAATAACCACAAGCGACTATTTTACTTATGTGCCTATTTGGTTAAGTCTCATTGTGATTGGTATAGAAGGGATTTTAAACAAAAATAAAGTGCGGTGA
- a CDS encoding Lrp/AsnC family transcriptional regulator, with protein sequence MQTLDKLDRHILNVLQQDAMIPLKELSEKVNSSVATCQRRVQALTDSGVITKRVAVVSPKAVGRTISVFVMVEMDNQHSYYQEQFERKMRQEDEVVSCYEISGDYDFMLLLHAKDMESYHAFTRRVLTGEFHVRTYKSLFVMNFTKADSGIIL encoded by the coding sequence ATGCAAACACTGGATAAATTAGATCGTCATATTTTGAATGTATTACAACAAGATGCCATGATTCCGTTAAAAGAACTGTCAGAGAAAGTGAATAGTTCCGTTGCAACCTGTCAACGACGTGTACAAGCATTAACTGATTCAGGCGTTATTACAAAACGTGTTGCAGTAGTTTCCCCAAAAGCTGTTGGGCGTACTATAAGCGTGTTTGTTATGGTCGAAATGGATAATCAACACTCTTATTACCAAGAGCAATTTGAACGAAAAATGCGCCAAGAAGACGAAGTGGTGAGCTGTTACGAAATTTCAGGGGACTATGATTTTATGTTGCTACTTCATGCAAAAGATATGGAAAGCTATCACGCATTCACACGTCGAGTATTGACTGGCGAATTTCATGTAAGAACTTATAAAAGTTTATTTGTAATGAATTTTACCAAAGCAGATAGTGGAATTATCTTATAG
- the rlmB gene encoding 23S rRNA (guanosine(2251)-2'-O)-methyltransferase RlmB — MSEQIYGIHAVNSILTHSPERLIEVFVLKGREDKRLQPLLNELYSLGIGVQFVNRQTLDKKADGEVHQGVIARVQAAKELNENDLDEILANKQNPLLLVLDGVTDPHNLGACLRTADAAGAVAVIVPKDKSAQLTSIARKVACGAAETVPLIRVTNLSRTLRDLQQNHNIWVVGTAGEATETIYQSKLTGPLALVMGAEGEGMRRLTREHCDQLISIPMAGSVSSLNVSVATGVCLFEIVRQRLGS; from the coding sequence ATGTCAGAACAAATCTACGGCATTCATGCTGTTAATAGTATTTTAACCCATTCACCAGAACGTTTAATTGAAGTCTTCGTACTTAAAGGACGTGAAGATAAACGCCTACAGCCACTCTTAAACGAACTGTATTCCCTCGGAATTGGTGTGCAATTCGTTAATCGACAAACACTTGATAAAAAAGCCGATGGTGAGGTTCATCAAGGTGTCATTGCTCGAGTACAAGCAGCAAAAGAACTTAATGAAAATGATCTTGATGAAATTCTTGCGAATAAACAAAATCCGCTTTTATTAGTTTTGGATGGCGTGACGGATCCACACAACTTGGGCGCCTGCCTGCGAACAGCGGATGCCGCGGGCGCAGTGGCCGTGATCGTACCGAAAGATAAATCAGCACAATTAACATCTATCGCGCGTAAAGTTGCTTGTGGCGCGGCAGAAACCGTGCCGTTAATTCGTGTAACCAATCTTTCTCGCACACTACGCGATTTACAACAAAACCATAATATTTGGGTGGTTGGCACTGCTGGCGAAGCCACTGAAACCATTTATCAAAGCAAACTGACAGGGCCACTAGCACTTGTTATGGGAGCAGAAGGCGAAGGGATGCGTCGTTTAACACGTGAACATTGCGATCAACTGATTAGCATTCCAATGGCTGGTTCAGTTTCATCATTAAATGTATCTGTCGCAACAGGGGTATGTTTATTTGAAATTGTACGCCAGCGTTTAGGTTCATAA
- the rnr gene encoding ribonuclease R — translation MTKKRKNLISQDPHYKRELEKYGNLIPSREFILSVIRDNNAPMNRDEILTALSIRNEDQIEAMRRRLRAMENDGQLVFTKRKRYALPEKLDLFKGTVIGHREGFGFLQVDGKKDDLFIPNHQMQRVMHGDFVLAQPAGLDRRGRREVRIVRVLESRKKQIVGRFFLENSFSYVVPDDSRIGRDILVPNEHRNGARMGQVVVVELQERSASFNQPIGVITEILGDNMAKGMEVEIALRNHDIPHKFPSAVEKYVKKFTEEVPEEAKKGRVDLRNLPLVTIDGEDARDFDDAVYCEKHGKGWKLWVAIADVSYYVRLRSALDIEAHNRGNSVYFPNRVVPMLPEILSNGLCSLNPQVDRLCMVCEMQISAKGKLTDYRFYEAVMNSHARLTYTKVAKMLEGDEELRTRYSTLVPHLEELYKLYQALLSARHQRGAIDFETIETKFIFNAMGRVERIEPVVRNDAHKIIEECMILANIAAANFMEKHKEPALYRIHATPSEEKLTSFRTFLSEFGLTLEGGLKPTTKDYAALLEKVKERPDHELIQTMLLRSLSQAVYHADNIGHFGLALEEYAHFTSPIRRYPDLTLHRGIKYLLAKEQGAKRKTTDTGGYHYSFDEMDLLGNHCSMTERRADDAAREVADWLKCEYMQDHVGGEFSGVISSVAGFGLFVRLDDLFIDGLVHISTLENDYYQFDAAKQRLIGENSGMQYRLGDKVRIKVEAVHLENKMVDFSLMGSERKPRRAGKTAKEKAKKVFKGLPSKSPKKRKSAVKKKEVLKKTSRKRK, via the coding sequence ATGACAAAAAAACGTAAAAACTTAATCAGCCAAGATCCTCATTACAAACGAGAATTGGAAAAATACGGCAATCTAATCCCGAGTCGTGAATTTATTTTAAGCGTTATTCGAGACAATAATGCACCGATGAATCGGGATGAAATTTTGACCGCACTTTCCATTCGAAATGAAGATCAAATAGAAGCGATGCGTCGCCGGTTACGCGCGATGGAAAATGACGGCCAATTAGTGTTCACCAAACGTAAACGCTATGCCTTACCAGAAAAATTAGATTTATTTAAAGGCACGGTAATTGGTCATCGCGAAGGTTTTGGTTTTTTACAGGTCGATGGCAAAAAGGATGATTTATTCATTCCAAACCATCAAATGCAAAGAGTCATGCATGGGGATTTTGTCTTAGCGCAACCTGCTGGATTAGATCGTCGTGGTCGCCGTGAAGTGCGAATTGTACGCGTATTAGAAAGCCGTAAAAAACAAATTGTGGGGCGCTTTTTCTTAGAAAACAGCTTTAGCTATGTGGTGCCTGATGACAGCAGAATTGGCCGAGATATTCTTGTGCCTAATGAACATCGTAATGGCGCTCGCATGGGACAAGTTGTCGTTGTCGAGTTGCAAGAACGCTCTGCCAGTTTTAACCAGCCAATTGGCGTGATCACTGAAATTCTAGGAGATAATATGGCGAAAGGAATGGAAGTGGAAATCGCCTTGCGTAACCACGATATTCCCCATAAGTTTCCAAGTGCGGTGGAAAAATACGTAAAAAAATTCACTGAAGAAGTGCCTGAAGAAGCCAAAAAAGGTCGTGTGGATTTACGAAATTTGCCGCTTGTGACCATTGATGGCGAAGATGCGCGGGATTTTGATGATGCCGTTTATTGTGAAAAACACGGCAAGGGCTGGAAACTTTGGGTCGCGATTGCGGATGTCAGTTATTACGTACGTTTACGTTCCGCTTTGGATATAGAAGCACATAATCGTGGTAACTCGGTCTATTTCCCGAACCGAGTTGTACCCATGTTACCTGAAATTTTATCGAATGGCTTATGCTCGCTGAACCCACAAGTGGATCGTTTGTGTATGGTGTGTGAGATGCAAATTTCGGCCAAAGGTAAGCTCACAGATTATCGCTTTTATGAAGCGGTGATGAATTCTCACGCCCGCCTCACTTATACCAAAGTAGCAAAAATGCTTGAAGGCGATGAAGAATTACGCACTCGTTATTCTACGCTTGTGCCTCATTTAGAAGAACTTTATAAACTCTATCAAGCTTTGCTTAGTGCGCGTCATCAACGTGGAGCGATCGATTTTGAAACCATTGAAACTAAGTTTATTTTCAATGCAATGGGGCGAGTTGAGCGCATTGAACCCGTTGTTCGCAATGATGCCCACAAAATCATTGAGGAATGTATGATTCTTGCGAATATCGCAGCAGCTAATTTTATGGAAAAACATAAAGAACCTGCGTTATATCGTATTCATGCTACCCCTAGCGAAGAAAAATTAACATCGTTCCGCACTTTCTTAAGTGAGTTTGGTTTAACTTTAGAAGGTGGCTTAAAACCAACCACAAAAGACTATGCTGCTCTCTTAGAAAAAGTTAAAGAACGACCTGATCATGAACTTATTCAAACAATGTTGCTACGTTCATTAAGTCAAGCTGTCTATCATGCTGATAATATTGGGCACTTTGGTTTGGCTTTGGAAGAGTATGCACACTTTACTTCGCCAATTCGCCGTTATCCAGACTTAACACTTCATCGAGGCATCAAATATTTACTCGCTAAAGAACAAGGCGCAAAACGTAAAACAACGGATACTGGCGGTTATCATTACTCTTTTGATGAAATGGATTTACTTGGCAATCACTGTTCAATGACCGAACGCCGTGCTGACGACGCCGCTCGTGAAGTGGCAGATTGGCTGAAATGTGAATATATGCAAGATCATGTTGGCGGTGAATTTAGCGGTGTTATTTCATCTGTGGCGGGATTTGGTTTATTTGTGCGCTTAGATGATTTATTCATCGATGGTTTAGTCCATATTTCCACCTTAGAAAACGATTATTACCAATTCGATGCAGCAAAACAGCGTTTAATAGGCGAAAATAGCGGAATGCAATATCGCTTAGGCGATAAAGTTCGCATCAAAGTTGAAGCGGTACATTTAGAAAATAAAATGGTCGATTTCTCGCTGATGGGGAGTGAACGTAAGCCTCGTCGAGCTGGAAAAACCGCGAAAGAAAAAGCCAAGAAAGTCTTTAAAGGGCTACCGTCTAAATCCCCTAAAAAACGAAAAAGTGCGGTAAAAAAGAAAGAAGTTTTGAAGAAAACATCTAGAAAACGAAAATAA
- a CDS encoding YadA-like family protein has translation MGDDSKVFNPENGKSHGAAAIGGNSQAKNLGSLAVGYEAQAGLGDKGGNFSTAIGAKTKAPKGGVALGFSAEAEGENSLAIGSAAKSKDGYGATAFGTGSRVEKLEKGKKNTIQGQDNKSIEVDENGKATKINIKRESEQSLIEKQGETYGAIAFGLKASSHNLFSTALGAFSTVAAVEGTAVGGGSQVTGYRGSAFGMHSKAEAEKSLALGYESESTAYNSVALGASSLANRPNTVSVGDSNYNLYRQITNVADGTEDYDAVNVRQLNAVEAKIGQVNNQFTQVDTRLNRTDLRINRVGASAAALASLKPAQLGEDDKFALSLGVGSYKNAQAMAMGAVFKPAENVLLNVAGSFSGSEKTFGAGVSWKFGKKSKPAVSTQSAVNSAEVLQLRQEVSAMQKELAELKKALRK, from the coding sequence TTGGGGGATGACAGTAAAGTGTTCAATCCTGAAAATGGCAAATCTCACGGAGCTGCCGCCATCGGTGGAAATTCTCAAGCAAAAAACTTGGGCTCTTTAGCGGTGGGTTATGAGGCACAAGCAGGTTTAGGCGATAAGGGCGGGAATTTCAGTACTGCTATTGGTGCAAAAACCAAAGCACCCAAAGGCGGGGTTGCACTTGGCTTCAGTGCAGAAGCTGAAGGAGAAAACTCTCTTGCCATCGGTTCTGCTGCAAAAAGCAAGGACGGATACGGTGCAACCGCTTTCGGCACAGGAAGCCGTGTAGAAAAACTAGAAAAAGGTAAAAAGAATACTATTCAAGGACAAGACAACAAAAGCATTGAAGTGGATGAAAATGGCAAAGCAACCAAAATTAATATTAAACGTGAAAGTGAACAATCTTTAATCGAAAAGCAGGGTGAAACCTATGGAGCAATAGCTTTTGGTTTGAAAGCATCTTCGCATAACTTATTCAGCACAGCCTTGGGGGCATTTTCTACAGTTGCCGCGGTTGAAGGTACTGCCGTCGGCGGCGGTAGTCAGGTAACCGGCTATCGCGGTTCTGCTTTCGGTATGCACAGCAAGGCAGAAGCAGAAAAAAGTTTAGCTTTGGGTTATGAAAGCGAATCAACCGCTTATAACTCCGTTGCTTTGGGCGCAAGTTCACTTGCTAACCGTCCTAACACCGTTTCTGTAGGCGATAGTAATTATAATCTTTACCGTCAAATCACTAATGTCGCCGATGGTACAGAAGATTATGATGCAGTTAATGTGCGTCAATTAAATGCAGTAGAAGCTAAAATTGGTCAAGTGAATAATCAATTTACACAAGTTGATACCCGTTTAAATCGAACAGATTTACGTATTAACCGCGTTGGCGCAAGTGCGGCGGCGTTGGCTTCATTAAAACCTGCACAATTAGGCGAAGATGATAAATTTGCATTGTCTTTGGGCGTTGGTAGTTATAAAAATGCGCAGGCGATGGCAATGGGTGCAGTGTTTAAGCCAGCTGAAAACGTATTGCTTAATGTAGCGGGGAGTTTTTCTGGTTCGGAAAAAACCTTTGGCGCAGGTGTTTCTTGGAAATTCGGTAAAAAATCAAAACCTGCGGTTTCAACACAAAGTGCGGTCAATTCTGCTGAAGTTTTACAATTGCGACAAGAAGTATCGGCAATGCAAAAAGAATTGGCTGAATTGAAAAAAGCATTAAGAAAATAA
- the yedE gene encoding YedE family putative selenium transporter has protein sequence MKGSKWPVVAGAALGIIAPLLTYSGNPGNMGFCAACFLRDTAGSIGLHQAAPLQYIRPELIGLIFGALVSALFAKEFRARGGSSPFIRLILGVFAMIGALTFLGCPWRAYLRLGGGDLSAIAGIVGLFVGVLGGIFFSNRGFSLGKAKEQAPVTGWISVIIAGLLLIGVITQFSFGEGLPLYFSQKGPGTQHAFWALSLAGGLIIGVLMQKSRFCSIGAFRNFILFRDSSLLNGVIALVVFAAITNALLGQFHLGFEQQPGAHNQYLWNFLGMALCGLCFALGGGCPGKHLVHLGEGDNDSAIFVLGMLLGAAAAHRLSLAASGSGIGEFTPYALVLGFIFCAYIGFTKKSA, from the coding sequence ATGAAAGGATCAAAATGGCCTGTGGTTGCAGGTGCTGCACTTGGTATCATCGCTCCACTACTTACTTATAGCGGAAATCCAGGCAACATGGGATTCTGCGCAGCCTGTTTCTTACGCGATACGGCTGGCTCCATTGGCTTACATCAAGCCGCTCCACTTCAATACATCCGCCCCGAACTCATCGGATTAATTTTCGGTGCGTTAGTGAGTGCGTTATTTGCGAAAGAATTTCGTGCTCGTGGTGGTTCATCACCATTCATTCGCTTAATTTTAGGCGTATTTGCCATGATTGGTGCTCTAACTTTCTTAGGTTGTCCATGGCGTGCATATTTGCGTCTAGGGGGCGGCGATTTATCTGCGATTGCCGGTATTGTCGGTTTATTTGTCGGTGTATTAGGTGGAATTTTCTTTAGCAATCGAGGATTTTCGCTCGGCAAAGCCAAAGAACAAGCCCCCGTTACAGGCTGGATTTCTGTCATTATTGCGGGTTTATTACTTATTGGCGTTATCACACAATTTAGTTTTGGCGAAGGTTTACCGCTTTATTTTTCACAAAAAGGCCCTGGCACACAACATGCATTTTGGGCATTATCTTTAGCAGGCGGGCTAATCATAGGCGTATTAATGCAAAAATCACGTTTCTGCTCAATCGGTGCATTCCGCAATTTCATTCTATTCCGTGATTCTTCATTATTGAATGGTGTCATCGCTTTAGTGGTATTTGCTGCCATTACCAATGCTTTACTTGGTCAATTCCATTTAGGGTTTGAACAACAACCTGGTGCACATAATCAATATCTTTGGAACTTCCTCGGCATGGCACTTTGCGGATTATGCTTCGCCCTTGGCGGTGGTTGCCCTGGCAAACATTTGGTTCATCTTGGTGAAGGTGATAATGACTCCGCTATTTTTGTGCTTGGTATGCTTTTAGGTGCAGCCGCGGCGCATCGTTTAAGCCTTGCAGCTTCAGGCTCTGGCATTGGTGAATTTACGCCATACGCTTTAGTGCTTGGATTTATATTCTGCGCCTATATTGGCTTTACCAAAAAATCGGCTTAA
- the gss gene encoding bifunctional glutathionylspermidine amidase/synthase, with the protein MTERSANIITHDPFGSLLGYAPGGVAIYSSDYNTADDKEFPNDAAFRSYLGREYMGYKWQCVEFARRYLYLNHGVVFADVGMAYEIFSLRFLRQVVNDALLPLQAFANGCKRKPQAGSLLIWQEGGEFKHTGHVAIITEVLADRIQIAEQNVIHSRLPSGQQWTRELPMIVSEQGYFIQDTFDDTKILGWMIQTDDTEFSEPQPFPKSIALRLHAHHVDNHGQFSEKWLNENEPFGAAYIKAMSGHKVSHSDQYRYFAMSESAQQELIHATNELHLMYLHATDKVLKDDSLLQYFNIPKLLWPRLRLSWQNRRYQTITGRLDFCMSERGLKVYEYNADSASCHAEAGDIMNRWAKQAGGVLGENPSDGLRNALADCWQHSQASKLVHILQDHDDEEDYHAMFMQQALVQAGFQAKIIHGTEGLHWDNRGRLIDEENNQVQTVWKTWAWETMLEQLREDATGMEVAPPIRTGYPEDKVRLIDVLLRPEVLVYEPLWTAIPSNKAILPVLWSLFPNHRYLLEASFHLTPNLIQNGYAQKPIAGRRGDNVKLIGENNSMLGITDGQFSQQDSIYQQLWCLPQVEDQYLQVCTFTVGGHYGGTCLRSDSSRVIVGNSDMQPLRVLKDK; encoded by the coding sequence ATGACAGAACGTTCAGCCAATATCATTACCCACGATCCTTTTGGTAGCTTGCTTGGATATGCGCCTGGTGGCGTAGCAATTTATTCCTCAGATTACAATACTGCAGATGATAAAGAGTTCCCGAATGATGCCGCATTTCGCAGTTATCTAGGGCGAGAATATATGGGCTATAAATGGCAGTGTGTGGAATTTGCTCGTCGTTATTTATATCTCAATCATGGCGTTGTGTTTGCCGATGTCGGTATGGCGTATGAGATCTTTTCTTTACGTTTTTTACGCCAAGTGGTGAACGATGCCTTGTTGCCCTTACAGGCATTTGCTAATGGTTGCAAACGTAAACCTCAAGCAGGTTCCTTATTAATTTGGCAAGAAGGGGGCGAATTTAAACACACGGGGCATGTGGCAATTATCACTGAGGTATTGGCTGATAGAATTCAAATCGCCGAGCAAAATGTAATTCATTCCCGCTTGCCAAGTGGCCAGCAATGGACGCGTGAATTGCCGATGATTGTTTCAGAACAAGGTTATTTTATACAAGATACTTTTGATGATACTAAGATTCTTGGTTGGATGATCCAAACAGACGATACTGAGTTTTCGGAACCCCAACCTTTCCCAAAATCAATCGCACTTCGGTTACACGCTCATCATGTTGACAATCACGGTCAATTTAGTGAGAAATGGTTAAATGAAAATGAGCCATTTGGTGCGGCATATATTAAAGCAATGAGCGGACATAAAGTGAGCCATTCTGATCAATATCGCTATTTTGCGATGTCTGAAAGTGCTCAACAAGAATTAATTCACGCCACTAATGAGCTGCATTTAATGTATTTACATGCGACAGACAAAGTACTCAAAGATGATAGCCTGTTGCAGTATTTCAATATTCCGAAGCTCCTTTGGCCACGCTTAAGACTTTCTTGGCAAAATCGTCGTTATCAGACGATTACCGGTCGTTTAGATTTCTGTATGAGTGAACGAGGTTTGAAAGTCTATGAATATAATGCCGACTCAGCTTCTTGCCATGCTGAGGCTGGCGATATTATGAATCGCTGGGCAAAACAAGCTGGTGGCGTATTGGGGGAAAATCCTTCCGATGGCTTGCGTAATGCATTAGCTGATTGTTGGCAACATAGTCAAGCCTCAAAATTAGTTCATATTCTGCAAGATCACGATGATGAAGAAGATTACCACGCCATGTTTATGCAACAGGCATTAGTGCAGGCGGGATTTCAAGCCAAAATTATTCACGGAACTGAAGGCTTACATTGGGATAATCGTGGTCGCCTGATTGATGAGGAAAATAACCAAGTTCAAACTGTTTGGAAAACTTGGGCATGGGAAACCATGCTAGAACAACTTCGTGAAGATGCAACAGGAATGGAAGTTGCTCCACCTATTCGCACAGGTTATCCAGAAGATAAAGTGCGGTTAATTGACGTACTACTTCGTCCAGAAGTGTTGGTTTATGAACCGCTTTGGACGGCAATTCCAAGCAACAAAGCGATTTTGCCTGTGCTTTGGTCTTTATTCCCTAATCATCGTTATTTGTTAGAGGCAAGTTTTCATCTCACACCAAACTTAATTCAAAACGGCTATGCACAAAAACCAATTGCAGGTCGCCGAGGTGATAACGTTAAATTAATTGGTGAAAATAACTCTATGCTAGGCATAACCGATGGACAGTTTAGTCAGCAAGATAGTATCTATCAACAACTTTGGTGCTTACCACAAGTGGAAGATCAATATTTGCAAGTCTGTACTTTTACTGTTGGAGGACATTATGGTGGCACTTGCCTACGTTCTGATTCGAGTCGAGTGATTGTAGGCAATAGTGATATGCAACCATTGAGAGTGTTGAAGGATAAATAA